From the genome of Prochlorococcus marinus XMU1419, one region includes:
- a CDS encoding sugar transferase, with protein MFYLKLKNFFDIFFAICGIVFLSPLIIIIAILIKIKLGSPILFIQKRPGLKEKMFPLIKFRTMSNKKDNLGNLLSDDKRLTVFGKWLRATSIDEIPTLINIIKGEMSFVGPRPLLKEYLDLYSEIESQRHLVNPGLTGLAQINGRNDISWKKKFEYDILYVNNISFFLDLKIFLLTFFKVIKREGINPKNKKNVERFRGHK; from the coding sequence ATGTTTTATTTGAAACTAAAGAATTTTTTTGATATATTTTTCGCTATTTGCGGAATAGTTTTTTTAAGCCCATTAATTATAATAATTGCAATTTTAATAAAAATTAAATTGGGGAGTCCAATTTTATTTATTCAAAAAAGACCTGGATTGAAAGAAAAAATGTTCCCGCTAATAAAGTTTAGAACTATGAGTAATAAGAAAGATAATCTTGGCAATCTTCTTTCTGATGATAAAAGATTAACCGTTTTTGGTAAATGGTTGCGAGCAACTTCCATCGATGAAATTCCCACATTGATCAATATAATTAAAGGTGAAATGAGTTTTGTAGGACCAAGACCTCTCCTGAAAGAATATCTGGATTTATATTCTGAAATTGAAAGTCAAAGACATTTGGTAAATCCAGGTTTAACTGGTCTAGCTCAAATTAATGGAAGGAATGATATATCTTGGAAAAAGAAATTCGAATATGATATTTTATACGTAAATAATATTTCTTTTTTTTTAGATTTAAAAATATTTCTATTAACTTTTTTCAAAGTAATTAAAAGAGAAGGAATTAATCCAAAAAACAAAAAAAATGTCGAACGTTTTAGAGGCCATAAATAA
- a CDS encoding DegT/DnrJ/EryC1/StrS family aminotransferase — translation MLLKKTNKMNFPKWPKYEEDEIKEVERVLRSGNVNFWTGSVTREFEKEFAKFCNCKFAIAVANGSLALSCAYLAIGIKKDDEIITTPRTFVATASSASLLGGIPIFAEVDKNSGNITVESIEPLINKKTKAIVVVHLAGWPVDVIGISKLAKTYGIPLIEDCSQAHGAGILIKGKKLSVGQFGDISTWSFCQDKIISTGGEGGMVTTNNINHFNKIRSLKDHGKSFTRLENKNFSQGYRYIHDNLGSNFRITEMQSSIGRIQLRKLDLWTKIRTKNAFILKNCLSKNPLVRIPLPNEEAIHAWYKFNCFVNRDFLKDDWNRDKIIKAINERGFPALQGSCSELYLEKCFLSRYPKKNKKLLVAKELGETNITFLVHPTINDEVMSNYASNILSIFNIACR, via the coding sequence ATGTTATTAAAGAAAACAAATAAAATGAATTTTCCTAAATGGCCTAAATATGAAGAAGATGAAATTAAAGAGGTTGAGAGAGTCTTAAGATCTGGTAATGTAAATTTCTGGACAGGATCAGTTACTAGAGAGTTTGAAAAAGAATTTGCTAAATTTTGTAATTGTAAGTTTGCTATAGCAGTTGCAAACGGTTCATTAGCTCTTTCTTGCGCTTATTTGGCTATTGGCATTAAAAAAGATGATGAGATTATTACAACGCCGAGAACATTTGTAGCTACTGCCAGTAGTGCCTCTTTGCTTGGCGGTATACCTATTTTTGCAGAAGTAGATAAAAATTCAGGGAATATAACTGTAGAATCTATAGAACCTTTGATCAACAAAAAAACAAAAGCGATAGTAGTTGTTCACTTAGCTGGATGGCCTGTAGATGTAATAGGAATTTCAAAACTCGCAAAAACATATGGGATACCTCTTATTGAAGATTGTTCTCAGGCTCACGGAGCCGGAATTTTAATAAAAGGTAAAAAATTATCTGTTGGTCAATTTGGTGATATTAGTACCTGGAGCTTTTGTCAAGACAAAATTATATCTACTGGCGGTGAAGGAGGTATGGTAACTACAAATAATATAAATCACTTTAACAAAATAAGATCATTAAAAGATCATGGAAAATCATTTACTAGACTAGAAAATAAAAACTTTAGTCAAGGTTATAGATATATACATGACAACTTAGGTTCAAATTTCAGGATAACTGAAATGCAAAGTTCAATTGGAAGAATACAACTACGCAAACTTGATTTATGGACGAAAATAAGAACAAAAAATGCCTTTATATTAAAAAATTGTTTATCAAAAAATCCTCTTGTTAGGATACCTTTACCAAATGAAGAAGCGATTCATGCTTGGTACAAATTTAATTGTTTTGTTAATAGGGATTTTTTAAAAGATGATTGGAATAGGGACAAAATAATTAAAGCGATTAATGAGAGGGGATTTCCTGCATTGCAAGGAAGTTGTAGTGAACTTTACTTAGAAAAATGTTTCTTATCAAGATATCCGAAAAAGAATAAAAAATTACTTGTTGCTAAAGAATTAGGAGAAACGAATATTACTTTTTTAGTTCACCCCACAATAAATGATGAAGTAATGTCAAATTATGCCTCTAATATACTATCGATATTTAATATTGCTTGTAGATAA
- the wecB gene encoding non-hydrolyzing UDP-N-acetylglucosamine 2-epimerase, producing the protein MKIVTIIGARPQIIKASVLRSLFIDRGVNEVLIHTGQHYDYEMSQIFFEELNVKKADYFFQINNRSHGGMTSQIIRDSENILLKEKPDLCLLYGDTNSTLGGALAASKIGIPICHVEAGLRSFNKTMPEEINRKLTDHLSEILFCPTIQAMNNLKKENIHNNVYHVGDIMFDAVKKLQKHISLKDFYVNSDLNIKRPFALLTIHREATLKTRKYLNDIIEYSNKVCDGFSIIFPIHPRTKKIIHEYQIDLKYIKLIDPQSYLNMQSLIYNCEMVLTDSGGLQKEAYFHKKRCITLRDETEWTETISHGWNRIWTDHNYLCEPKYIPDYGDGLSSEKMFSIIKNQFLK; encoded by the coding sequence ATGAAGATAGTCACAATTATTGGTGCAAGACCACAAATAATAAAAGCGTCAGTACTAAGATCATTATTTATAGATAGAGGAGTTAATGAAGTACTTATTCATACTGGACAACATTATGACTATGAAATGTCCCAAATATTTTTTGAGGAGCTAAATGTAAAGAAAGCAGATTATTTTTTTCAAATTAATAATCGCTCTCATGGAGGGATGACTAGCCAAATTATAAGAGATTCAGAAAATATTCTTCTAAAAGAAAAACCTGATTTATGTCTTCTTTATGGAGATACAAACTCAACATTAGGAGGTGCATTAGCAGCCTCAAAAATTGGAATTCCTATTTGTCATGTTGAAGCTGGATTAAGATCTTTTAATAAAACTATGCCAGAGGAAATAAATAGAAAATTAACGGATCATCTTAGTGAAATTCTATTTTGCCCAACTATTCAGGCTATGAATAATTTAAAAAAAGAAAATATACATAATAATGTGTATCATGTTGGAGATATTATGTTTGATGCAGTAAAGAAATTACAAAAACATATTTCGCTTAAGGATTTTTATGTAAATTCAGATTTAAATATCAAAAGACCATTTGCTTTATTAACAATTCACCGTGAAGCTACATTAAAAACAAGAAAATACTTAAATGATATTATTGAATACTCCAACAAAGTGTGCGATGGATTTAGCATCATCTTCCCAATTCATCCTAGAACCAAAAAAATAATACATGAATATCAAATTGATTTAAAATATATTAAATTAATAGACCCTCAATCCTATTTAAATATGCAATCACTCATATACAACTGTGAAATGGTTTTAACAGATTCAGGAGGTTTACAAAAAGAAGCATATTTTCATAAAAAAAGATGTATTACTTTGAGAGACGAAACCGAATGGACAGAAACTATAAGTCATGGTTGGAATAGGATATGGACAGATCATAACTACTTATGTGAGCCTAAATATATTCCTGATTATGGAGATGGGTTGTCCTCTGAAAAGATGTTTTCCATAATAAAAAATCAATTCTTAAAATGA
- a CDS encoding nucleotide sugar dehydrogenase yields the protein MESSNLFLNLLNALRNKKGKIGIIGMGYVGLPLAIAYAEKGFKVLGIDIDKNKVDKINNALSYINHIPSDKLKKLVDSKFLKATDNFNEVVNLDAIILCLPTPLNKYREPDLSYIRSTLDSIKQFLKKGQVLSLESTTYPGTTKEELYPFIKNAGFDIGENFFLVYSPEREDPGNSNFHTGNIPKVLGGTTPNCSKIGLALYEQVITEVIEVKDTSTAEMTKLLENIHRAVNIGLMNELKPLAEKMGVDLYEVIRAASTKPFGFVPYYPGPGLGGHCIPIDPFYLTWKAREFGMHTRFIELAGEINSSMPDYVVNQTANSLNSHGKPLKNSNILILGISYKKNIDDLRESPSLDIIDLLIKKDALVNYCDPFFEFLPTTRRFKFNLKGVELTKENLNKADAVILAADHDIFDYELIKNFSKLIIDTRGRFTPSDNIIRG from the coding sequence ATGGAATCATCTAATCTATTTTTAAATTTATTAAATGCCTTAAGAAACAAAAAAGGTAAAATTGGAATTATTGGTATGGGTTATGTAGGATTACCCTTAGCAATTGCTTATGCAGAAAAAGGTTTTAAGGTTTTAGGAATAGATATTGATAAAAATAAAGTTGACAAAATAAATAACGCTTTAAGTTATATAAACCATATTCCTTCTGATAAATTAAAAAAATTAGTTGATTCAAAATTTTTAAAAGCCACAGATAACTTTAATGAAGTTGTTAATTTAGATGCAATTATTCTTTGTTTGCCAACACCATTAAATAAATATAGAGAACCAGATTTAAGTTATATAAGAAGCACGCTAGATTCTATTAAACAATTTCTTAAAAAAGGACAAGTTTTAAGTTTAGAGAGCACTACATATCCAGGCACAACAAAAGAGGAACTTTATCCATTCATCAAAAATGCTGGTTTCGATATTGGTGAAAATTTCTTTCTTGTTTATTCTCCAGAGAGAGAAGATCCTGGAAATAGCAATTTTCATACTGGCAATATTCCAAAGGTTTTAGGTGGCACAACGCCAAACTGTAGCAAAATAGGACTGGCTCTATATGAGCAAGTAATCACTGAGGTTATAGAAGTAAAAGATACATCAACCGCTGAGATGACTAAACTTTTGGAAAATATTCACAGAGCAGTAAATATTGGTCTCATGAATGAATTAAAACCTTTAGCAGAGAAGATGGGCGTCGATCTATATGAGGTTATTAGAGCAGCATCAACTAAACCTTTTGGTTTTGTTCCTTACTATCCTGGCCCTGGATTAGGAGGCCACTGTATACCAATAGATCCTTTTTACTTAACTTGGAAAGCGAGAGAATTTGGGATGCATACAAGATTTATTGAATTAGCAGGTGAAATCAACTCTTCAATGCCTGATTATGTAGTTAATCAGACTGCTAATTCTCTAAATAGCCATGGGAAACCCTTAAAAAATAGTAATATACTTATTCTTGGAATCAGTTACAAAAAAAATATTGACGACTTAAGAGAATCTCCCTCTCTTGATATAATAGATTTATTAATAAAGAAAGATGCTTTAGTAAATTACTGTGATCCATTTTTTGAATTTTTACCAACTACTAGAAGATTTAAATTTAATTTAAAAGGCGTTGAATTAACTAAAGAAAACCTAAATAAAGCAGATGCTGTGATACTTGCTGCAGATCATGATATTTTTGATTATGAATTAATAAAAAATTTTAGTAAATTAATAATTGATACACGTGGAAGATTTACTCCCTCAGATAATATAATAAGGGGATGA
- a CDS encoding glycosyltransferase, producing MKNKALHISHTDIRYDPRILKEISSLSEIEFIEIFTIGISNSNKYEKNKTNNITKFSIKLLSRKFRFPFKSILYTLNLFEFGLKIILIGIKIKPDVIHCHDTLALMPAVLLKSIVKSKLIYDAHELESQTNMQTFLLSKSTLLIEKMCWKYIDVFISVSDSIINWYIKKFGVKKKELILNTPITRNIISKKGKENDLRKIFKIKKDKIIFIYVGDFCEGRGINLTLDVFSNKEINSDVVFLGDGVLKNKILSYSANYKNIHFHPLVPHHEVVNLIKSSDVGICFIENVSLSDYFCLPNKLFEYLFAGLNILGSNIPEIAKFITTNKVGTVCDLNPNDFKNKIKYYEKNGAKKHNIDLNAFSWQSQSKKIKKLYKELLN from the coding sequence ATGAAAAATAAAGCCCTACATATTTCTCATACAGACATAAGATATGATCCAAGAATCCTAAAAGAAATTTCATCTTTGTCTGAAATTGAATTTATTGAAATATTCACTATTGGAATTTCAAATTCAAACAAATATGAAAAAAATAAAACAAATAATATCACAAAATTCTCTATTAAATTGCTTTCAAGAAAATTTAGATTTCCTTTTAAAAGTATCCTTTATACATTAAACCTCTTTGAGTTTGGTTTAAAAATAATATTAATTGGCATAAAGATTAAACCGGATGTTATTCATTGTCACGATACTTTAGCTCTTATGCCGGCAGTTTTATTGAAATCCATAGTTAAATCAAAATTAATCTATGATGCCCATGAATTAGAATCGCAGACAAATATGCAAACTTTTTTATTAAGTAAATCAACTCTATTAATCGAGAAAATGTGTTGGAAATATATTGATGTTTTTATTTCTGTATCAGATTCAATAATTAATTGGTATATAAAAAAATTTGGTGTTAAAAAAAAAGAATTAATTTTAAATACCCCAATAACCAGAAATATCATCTCAAAAAAAGGTAAAGAAAATGATTTAAGAAAAATATTCAAAATAAAAAAAGATAAAATTATTTTTATATATGTTGGAGATTTTTGTGAAGGCAGAGGCATAAATCTTACCTTAGATGTATTTTCAAATAAAGAAATAAATTCAGATGTTGTTTTTTTAGGTGATGGTGTTTTAAAAAATAAAATTTTGTCTTATTCTGCTAATTATAAAAATATACATTTTCATCCATTAGTTCCTCATCATGAAGTTGTAAATTTAATTAAATCATCTGATGTGGGTATATGTTTTATAGAAAATGTAAGTTTGAGCGATTATTTCTGTCTTCCAAACAAACTTTTTGAATACCTTTTTGCAGGCTTAAATATTTTAGGAAGCAATATTCCTGAAATTGCAAAATTCATTACTACAAATAAAGTTGGTACTGTGTGTGATTTAAACCCAAATGATTTCAAAAATAAAATTAAATACTACGAAAAAAATGGAGCAAAAAAACATAATATAGATTTAAATGCATTCTCATGGCAATCACAATCAAAAAAAATAAAGAAACTTTATAAAGAGCTTTTAAATTAA
- the asnB gene encoding asparagine synthase (glutamine-hydrolyzing), with the protein MCGIIGSFANQEKINKELFFSAMNSLDHRGPDNTGLEEGIIKDFSFIIGHKRLSILDLSERGNQPFKSDNNRFLLSYNGEIYNFMELKKELTNVGFNFNTNCDTEVLLNAWMYWGVESINKFKGMFAFAILDKYKRNLYLVRDGFGIKPIFYALNPERTKLVFSSEINSLKNLIGSKIFLNNKKAFEYLNYGLYDHEEETFIKDIYSVKQGHLIEFNFKEFINYKKKKWWNPKFETNADITFNEAKNEVKKRFLDNIKLHLRSDVEIGTALSGGIDSSAITSCIRYLNPEIKINTYNFSSENKNNDESKWANLVSKKIKTNNQTLKISGEEFKEDIEKLVILQGEPFGSTSIYAQYRLFQRIKQDNIKVILDGQGGDEVLGGYDGYPEEIIKNLIFKKDFLKIPIFLKNLKTNQELSNKKLLTLLAKGILPRKLLNNISKSKKRNEFDWINFNDLNQDSNEINYFKIDELLKYFNGKNNLRNTLYRSIDSFGLSSLLRHEDRNSMANSIESRVPFLTTDFAEFLLSLPEEYLVSKSGETKSIFRESMKGIVPQRILGRKDKIGFATPEFKLVKSLINNIDEYIDIAKDIPFIKYEKTKTFLNYLTSSEENFDWICWRIINLCYWMKLSNIDLII; encoded by the coding sequence ATGTGTGGGATAATAGGCTCGTTTGCTAATCAAGAAAAAATAAATAAAGAATTATTCTTTTCTGCAATGAACAGTCTTGATCATAGAGGGCCTGATAATACAGGATTGGAGGAAGGAATAATAAAAGATTTTTCTTTTATTATTGGGCATAAAAGGTTATCAATATTAGATTTAAGTGAAAGAGGTAATCAGCCATTTAAGAGTGATAATAATAGATTTTTATTAAGTTACAATGGAGAGATATATAACTTTATGGAATTAAAAAAAGAATTAACAAATGTAGGTTTTAATTTCAATACAAATTGCGATACCGAGGTACTACTGAATGCATGGATGTACTGGGGTGTAGAGAGTATCAATAAATTCAAAGGTATGTTTGCTTTTGCTATATTAGATAAGTATAAAAGGAATTTGTATCTTGTAAGAGATGGTTTTGGAATTAAGCCTATTTTTTATGCCCTAAATCCAGAAAGGACAAAACTAGTTTTCAGTTCAGAAATAAATAGCTTAAAAAATTTAATTGGGAGCAAAATTTTTCTTAATAATAAAAAAGCCTTTGAATATCTAAATTATGGACTTTATGATCACGAAGAAGAAACCTTTATAAAAGATATTTACTCTGTTAAGCAAGGGCATCTAATAGAATTCAATTTTAAAGAATTCATAAATTATAAAAAAAAGAAATGGTGGAATCCAAAATTTGAAACTAATGCAGACATTACTTTTAATGAAGCTAAAAATGAAGTTAAAAAAAGATTTTTAGATAATATTAAATTGCATTTAAGAAGTGATGTTGAGATAGGGACGGCATTATCTGGTGGAATAGATTCCTCAGCGATAACATCTTGTATTAGATATTTAAATCCTGAGATCAAAATAAATACCTATAATTTTTCTTCAGAAAATAAAAATAATGATGAATCTAAATGGGCAAACCTTGTAAGCAAAAAAATTAAAACGAATAATCAAACATTAAAGATAAGTGGAGAAGAGTTCAAAGAAGATATTGAAAAATTAGTAATATTACAAGGAGAACCTTTTGGTAGTACAAGTATTTATGCACAATACAGACTTTTTCAAAGAATTAAGCAAGATAATATTAAAGTGATTCTTGATGGCCAGGGTGGGGACGAAGTATTAGGAGGTTATGATGGTTATCCAGAAGAAATTATAAAGAACTTAATTTTTAAAAAAGACTTTTTAAAAATACCGATATTTTTAAAAAACTTAAAAACAAATCAAGAATTATCTAATAAAAAATTATTAACACTTCTTGCAAAAGGAATATTACCTCGCAAGTTATTAAACAATATAAGTAAATCAAAGAAAAGAAATGAATTCGATTGGATAAACTTTAATGATTTAAATCAAGATTCTAATGAAATTAATTATTTTAAAATTGATGAATTATTAAAATATTTTAATGGTAAAAACAATCTTAGGAATACTCTTTATAGAAGTATTGATAGTTTTGGCTTGTCCTCACTTTTAAGACATGAAGATAGAAACTCAATGGCTAATAGTATAGAAAGTAGAGTTCCTTTTTTAACTACTGATTTTGCTGAATTTTTATTATCTCTACCTGAAGAATATTTAGTTTCAAAAAGTGGCGAAACAAAATCTATATTTAGAGAATCAATGAAAGGTATTGTACCTCAAAGAATATTGGGAAGAAAAGATAAGATTGGCTTTGCTACTCCTGAGTTTAAATTAGTCAAGAGTCTAATTAACAATATTGATGAATATATTGATATTGCTAAAGATATTCCTTTCATCAAATACGAAAAAACTAAAACTTTTCTTAATTATTTAACTTCTAGTGAAGAAAATTTTGATTGGATATGTTGGAGAATTATTAATTTGTGTTATTGGATGAAACTCTCTAATATTGACTTAATAATTTAA
- a CDS encoding acetyltransferase translates to MKNKLLILGSGGHGRVVADVAEKSNKFDEISFLDNNFLNFDFPKSINSKKVIGDISKKNIEKYSSDFTHAFVGIGDNKIRIKWLKILMKADFEIPKIIDPSAQISKYALLEKGSFINTNVVIQCNTKIEFGSILNTSCTIDHDSIIGEGTHISPGANIAGNVNIGKFCWIGIGSQIIQNVKIGDNVTVGGGSLVLRDIPKNLKVFGSPINVIKENK, encoded by the coding sequence TTGAAAAATAAACTTCTAATTCTTGGTTCTGGAGGGCACGGTAGAGTTGTTGCTGATGTAGCAGAGAAATCTAATAAATTTGATGAAATATCTTTTTTAGATAATAATTTTTTAAATTTTGATTTTCCTAAATCAATAAATTCAAAAAAAGTAATTGGAGATATTTCTAAAAAAAATATTGAAAAATATTCTTCAGATTTTACCCATGCATTTGTTGGCATTGGAGACAATAAAATTCGAATCAAATGGTTAAAAATATTAATGAAAGCTGATTTTGAGATACCGAAGATTATTGATCCTTCAGCACAGATATCTAAATATGCTTTATTAGAAAAAGGTTCATTTATAAATACAAATGTTGTAATTCAGTGCAATACCAAAATAGAATTTGGATCAATATTAAACACCTCATGCACAATTGATCATGATTCAATTATTGGAGAAGGGACTCACATATCACCTGGTGCTAATATTGCCGGCAATGTAAATATAGGCAAATTTTGTTGGATTGGTATTGGATCCCAAATAATCCAAAACGTAAAAATTGGAGATAATGTTACAGTTGGTGGAGGTTCATTAGTTTTAAGGGACATCCCAAAAAATTTGAAAGTTTTTGGAAGTCCCATAAATGTTATTAAAGAAAACAAATAA
- a CDS encoding glycosyltransferase family 4 protein, with protein MKSIWYISKYVKTSYIGNSGSRGFFLLNELSKTGYDCSIFSSYPFKYSKIYKKTISKIKKNFRYIYVNSFQYKKTNSFNRVVSWLDFEWKLFFLKKDNLPNPDVVIVSSLSLLTIINGLILKKKYSCKLFFEVRDIWPLTLTEEGGFRNKNLFIIILQFLELIGYKYSDHIIGTMPNLGEHVKNVLGYTKKVTCIPIGFNNEEIKKSREIKKNIKLLIPKNKFIVGYFGGIGISNALNPFFEIIKKMHNNLDIHFIIAGDGDLKNKYYYQTKNFDNVTFLPLIEKKFMLSLMSNCDLLYFSTHDSKIWRYGQSLNKLIDYMLSGTPIIGSYNGYETMINESNCGEFIKPNDSDAILEKIYKYKRMSVKKRVQIGKKGKKWVLRNRSYEKLINSLSEIILENC; from the coding sequence ATGAAATCCATCTGGTATATCTCAAAGTACGTAAAAACATCTTATATAGGAAATAGCGGCTCAAGAGGTTTTTTTTTATTAAATGAACTTTCTAAGACTGGTTATGATTGTTCAATATTTTCTTCTTACCCTTTTAAATATTCAAAAATATATAAAAAAACCATATCAAAAATTAAAAAGAATTTTAGATACATATACGTCAATTCCTTTCAATACAAAAAAACAAATTCATTTAATAGAGTAGTAAGTTGGTTAGATTTTGAGTGGAAATTATTTTTTCTAAAAAAAGATAATTTACCTAATCCAGATGTTGTTATAGTTTCTAGCTTATCCCTACTAACAATAATCAATGGTCTTATTTTGAAAAAGAAATATTCTTGCAAATTATTTTTTGAAGTTAGAGACATATGGCCACTAACTTTAACTGAAGAGGGTGGTTTTAGAAATAAAAATCTATTTATAATAATTCTTCAATTTTTAGAATTAATTGGATACAAATATTCTGATCATATAATTGGAACTATGCCAAACTTAGGCGAGCATGTTAAAAATGTTCTAGGTTATACTAAAAAAGTTACTTGTATTCCAATAGGTTTTAATAATGAAGAAATTAAAAAATCAAGAGAAATTAAAAAAAATATTAAGCTTCTTATCCCTAAAAATAAATTTATAGTTGGCTATTTTGGTGGAATAGGAATATCTAATGCATTGAATCCTTTTTTTGAAATAATAAAAAAAATGCATAATAATTTAGACATTCACTTTATTATCGCTGGAGATGGTGATTTAAAAAATAAATATTATTATCAAACTAAAAACTTTGATAATGTAACTTTTCTTCCATTAATAGAAAAAAAGTTCATGCTTTCTCTAATGTCAAACTGTGATCTTTTATACTTTAGTACACATGATTCAAAGATATGGAGATATGGACAATCTCTCAATAAATTAATCGACTACATGTTATCTGGCACTCCAATTATTGGCTCATATAATGGCTATGAAACAATGATAAATGAATCAAATTGTGGAGAATTCATTAAGCCAAATGATAGTGATGCGATCTTGGAAAAAATTTATAAATATAAACGTATGTCAGTTAAAAAAAGAGTGCAAATTGGTAAAAAAGGTAAAAAATGGGTATTAAGAAATAGATCTTATGAAAAACTAATTAATTCTTTGTCTGAAATAATTTTAGAAAACTGCTGA
- a CDS encoding Gfo/Idh/MocA family protein, whose translation MKEEKKINIALIGCGRISRNHIKSIFVHKKLAKLVAICDCDSEKINNAKELINNCIEQEQIEKYKIHEFTSDKGLFEFIKRKLIKIDLVVLATPSGMHPQQVFQAAEANVNVCTEKPMATKWDDGLKMVSICKKKGVKLFVVKQNRFNKTIDLVRKQIHQGRFGKLGLISVNVFWQRPQSYYDQDEWRGTLELDGGALMNQASHYVDLLEWMIGPVKSINASIATIARNIEAEDTAAIKLKWENGALGTMSVTMIAYPQNLEGSITILGDEGSVKIGGKAVNKIETWEFKNPHPDDQLVDKASYETSNVYGFGHPLYYENMLKSIKGECEPICSGEEGLKSLQLLVAAYKSAKLEKDIYLPLSD comes from the coding sequence ATGAAAGAAGAAAAAAAAATAAATATAGCTCTAATAGGATGTGGCAGAATAAGTAGAAATCATATTAAATCTATTTTTGTACATAAAAAATTAGCTAAATTGGTAGCAATTTGTGATTGTGATTCAGAAAAAATAAATAATGCTAAGGAACTTATAAATAATTGCATTGAACAAGAACAAATTGAAAAATATAAAATACATGAATTTACTTCTGATAAAGGGTTATTTGAATTTATAAAAAGGAAATTAATTAAGATAGATTTGGTTGTTTTAGCTACGCCTAGTGGGATGCATCCTCAGCAAGTATTTCAAGCTGCTGAAGCTAATGTAAATGTTTGTACTGAGAAACCAATGGCTACAAAATGGGATGATGGGTTAAAGATGGTTTCAATTTGCAAAAAAAAAGGTGTAAAACTTTTTGTGGTTAAGCAAAATCGCTTTAATAAAACAATAGATTTAGTAAGAAAACAGATTCATCAAGGAAGGTTTGGAAAACTAGGTTTGATATCAGTTAATGTTTTTTGGCAAAGACCTCAAAGTTACTATGATCAAGATGAGTGGCGTGGCACTTTAGAATTAGATGGAGGTGCATTAATGAATCAGGCTAGTCATTATGTAGATTTGCTTGAATGGATGATTGGACCAGTTAAGAGTATTAATGCTTCAATTGCAACAATAGCAAGAAATATTGAGGCAGAAGATACAGCTGCCATAAAATTGAAATGGGAAAATGGTGCACTTGGTACTATGTCAGTTACGATGATTGCTTATCCACAGAATTTAGAGGGATCAATAACGATTCTTGGAGATGAAGGCTCAGTCAAGATAGGTGGAAAGGCTGTAAATAAGATTGAAACATGGGAATTTAAAAATCCTCATCCTGATGACCAATTAGTTGATAAAGCTAGCTATGAAACATCTAATGTTTATGGATTTGGACATCCACTATATTATGAGAATATGTTGAAATCAATTAAAGGTGAGTGCGAGCCAATTTGTAGTGGAGAAGAAGGTTTAAAAAGTCTGCAATTACTTGTGGCCGCTTATAAGTCTGCAAAGTTAGAAAAAGATATTTATCTGCCTCTATCAGATTAA